A window of Acidimicrobiales bacterium genomic DNA:
CTCTCCGGCGCGGCGGGCCATCCGCCGGTTCGTCCGCAACCCGGTGGGCATGGTCGCGTTCGGCTACCTGGTGCTGATGCTGGTGGTGGCTGTCATCGGGCCGTGGATCATGCCTCACGACCCGAACGCCCAGTCGTTCACACCGTTCGAGACGCCGTCGGGCAGCCACTGGCTGGGCACCGACGACCTGGGACGCGATCTGGCGAGCCGCCTCATCGACGGGGCGTCGGTCTCGGTGCGGGCGGGGTACCAGACCGTGGCCATGGCTCTCGTCGTCGCCGTTCCGATCGGGTTGGTGGCCGGCTACCTCGGCGGGCGCGTGGACAACGTGCTGCTCCGGGCCATGGACGCCCTCATGAGCTTTCCGGCTCTCGTCCTGGCGCTCGTGATCGCCGCGATCCTCGGGCCCGGGCTGAACAACGCCATGATCGCCATCACCGTGGTGCTCATCCCGGGGCTCGTGCGCATCGTCCGCGGGTCGACCCTCGCCGTGACCGAGGAGACGTTCGTGGAGGCGTCGCGGTCGATCGGAACCCCCACGCACGTCATCCTGCGCCGGCGCATCCTGCCGAGCGTGTTGTCCCCGCTGATCGTGGCCGCGACCCTCGTCCTCGGGATCGCGCTGATCGCCGAGGCGGCGCTGAGCTTCCTCGGGCTCGGCACCCAACCGCCCGACGCCAGCTGGGGCAACATGCTGCGGCGGGGCTACTCGTACATCTTCAGCGAGCCGTACCAGATGATGCCGCCGGGCATGGCGATCGCCCTGGCCGTGCTCTCGTTCAACATGGTCGGCGACTCGTTGCGCGACGCTCTCGGCCTCGCCGAGACGGCGCCGCCGCGGGGCAGCCGGCGCGGCCGCTTGGGCATGACCCTCGTCGCCGACCACAAGCGCAGCAAGGATGACGGCGGCCACGAGCCAGGGGCTGGCGTCGGCCCTCGGGAGCCGTTGTTGTCGGTGCGAGACCTGCGGGTGGAGCTCGCGACCCAGAGCGGTCTGCTCACCGTCGTCGACGGCATCAGCTTCGACGTCGGTCAGGGCGAGGTCGTGGGGCTCGTCGGGGAGAGCGGTTCGGGCAAGACCGTGACGTCGCTGTCGATCATGCGGCTGCTGCCGTCCCCACCGGCCCGCATCGTGGAGGGCGAGGTGTGGTTCGACGGGCGCGACCTGCTGACGTTGCCGTTCGGCGACCTCGCCGAGGCCCGTGGCGACGCGCTGTCCATGGTCTTCCAGGACCCGATGGCGAGCCTCAACCCGGCCTTCACCGTCGGCAACCAGCTCATCGAGGCCGTGCGCCTGCACCGTGATACGACCAGGGCCGAGGCCCGGCGGCGCGCGAAGGAGCTGTTGGACCTCGTCGGCATCCCCGACCCGGAGTCGCGGCTGGGGGAGTACCCGCACCGCCTTTCGGGCGGCATGCGCCAGCGGGTGCTGCTCGCCATGGCGTTGGCCAACGAGCCGAGGTTGCTGATCGCCGACGAACCGACGACGGCGCTCGACGTGACGGTCCAGGCGCAGATCCTCGACCTCACGCGTTCGCTGCAGGAGGAGTTGGGCATGGCGATGATCTTCGTGACCCACGATCTCGGGGTCATCGCCGACATCGCCGACCGCGTGATGGTGATGTACGCGGGACAGCTCGTCGAACAGGCGCCCGTGCACGACCTGTTCGCCGAACCTCGCCATCCGTACACGAAGAAGCTTCTCGCCGCGATCCCCCAGGCGACACCTCGAGGCGAGCGGCTGACGTCCGTTCCCGGCGTGGTGCCGGTTCCCGGCCGCTGGGCCGACGGCTGCCGGTTCAGCCCTCGCTGCAGCTTCGCCACCGACGAATGCCGGGAGGCGCCCGTCGAGCTCACCGCTGTGGGCCTCGACCGCGAGGTCCGCTGTGTCCGCCATGCGGAGGTGGCTGCCACCGATGGGCCCGCGAGGGTGGAACGATGAGCGCCGCCACGGAGCCGGCCGCCGCGTCCGGTCCGATCGTCGAGGCGCGAGGCCTGCGTGAGCACTTCCCCGTCGAGCGAGGCCTGCTCCAGCGGGTGCACGGTCACGTGCAGGCGGTCGACGGCGTCGATCTCGTCATCGGACCCGGCCAGAGCATCGGGCTCGTCGGCGAGTCCGGTTCCGGGAAGTCGACGCTGGGCCGGCTCATCACCCGCCTCCTCGAGCCCACCGGGGGGACGTTGCTGTTCGACGGTCGGGACATCACGCATGCGCCACTGCGACGCGTGCGCCCGCTCCGGCGTCACATGCAGATGGTCTTCCAAGACCCGTACTCGTCACTGGCCCCGTACAGCACGGTCGGCGAGAGCGTGGCGGAGCCGTTGCGGACGCATCTGCGGATGCGCGGCAAGGAGCTCGACGACAGGGTCGACGAGCTGTTACGCACGGTCCGGCTCAGCCCGTCGTACCGGTCCCGCTATCCGCACGAGTTCTCCGGAGGGCAGCTCCAGCGCATCTCGGTGGCGCGGGCACTGGCCACCAGCCCCAAGCTGATCATCCTCGACGAGCCGGTCAGCTCGCTCGACGTGTCGACACAGGCCGAGGTGATCAACCTGCTCAGCGATCTGCGTCGCGAGGTCGACGTCGCCTACCTGTTCATCGCCCACGACCTCTCGGTCGTCCGGCACGTCTCCGACCAGACCGCGGTGATGTACCTGGGCCGGATCGTCGAGCTCGGCCCGACCGAGAGCGTCCACACCGCTCCGTTGCACCCCTACACGCAGGCGTTGCTGTCGGCTGTCCCCGTGCCCGATCCGGTCGTGCAGCGGTCGCGCGAGCGGATCGTGCTCCAGGGCGACATCCCGTCGCCGATCGACCCGCCGTCGGGATGCCGGTTCCACACGCGTTGCCTGCACGTGATGGACGTCTGCCGCAGGGTCGATCCACCCCCGGCTGTCATGTCCGACGGAACGACCGTGTTCTGCCACCTCCATCCCCCGGACGCCGGTGTTCGACCGAGCGGTGGCAACGGCGACGGGCCGACGGCGGCGACCGTCGAGCCCTGACGGCGTCAGCGGGCGGAGGCGCTCCGGGGGACGTCGCGGAACGCGACGTCGCGGTCGGCGGCCCGCTCACGGGGCATGCCGAGGACCCGCTCGCTGATGACGTTGCGAGCCATCTCCGTGGTACCGCCGCCGATGGAGCTGGCCTGCCGGGTGAGGTAGCCGAGGCCGAGCTCACCCAGGGCGGCAGCGTCGTCGGGCCAGGCGACCGCATGGGGGCCGGCCAGCTCGAAGCCGATGGTGGTGGTGCGGTTGCCGACGACTCCGGCCATCAGGCGGATGATCGACGCGGCCTGGTCGGTGAACGCCCCGGTGGCGATCCCCCGGGTGATGCGCGAGACCATCTTGCCCTGGACCAGGCGCAGGGCGTGGGCCTCGCCGACGAGGTCGCGCGCGCGGGGATCGGCGAGCCGGCCGACGTCGCGGACGAGTTCGAGCAGGGTGTCGCCGGTGTCCGCGGCGGATCGCGCGGGGCCCTGGCCCGCCGGCCGGGTCACGTACGGCGAGCCGGCCAGGTTGCGCTCGTGGAACATCCACCGGACACCGACCGTCCAACCGGCGTCGACCTCGCCGATGCGGTCGCCGTCGGGGATCCGGACATCGGTCATGAACTCCTGGCAGAACTCCTTGGACCCGTTGAGCATCTCGATGCGGTGCACCTCGATGCCCGGTTGGTGGATCCTCAGCATGAAGACCGTGAGGCCCCGGTGCTTGGGCACGTCCCAGTTGGTGCGGGCCAGGCACAGGCCCCAGTCCGACCACCATGCCCCGGTCGTCCAGATCTTGGAGCCGTTGAGCACCCACTCGTCGCCGTCGCGCACGGCCGTGGTCTGGGCGCCGGCCACGTCGGAGCCGCCGCCGGGCTCGGACAGGAACTGCATCCAGATCTCCTCGCCTTTCAGGATGGCGGGGATGTGCGCCTTGCGCTGCTCCTCGTTGCCGAACTCGTGGATCACGGCGGCGCACGGCGTGAACGTCGGCAGCTGCATGCGGGCCGGGTAGTCGTAGCCGACGATCTCCTCGTTGAGCACTTGCTGGTGGGCCGGGGTCAGGCCCTGGCCGCCGTACTCGCGGGGGAAGCAGATGCCGGCGAACCCGCCGTCGTAGAGCAGGCGTTGCAGTTTGCGGGTGTGCTCGACGTCGTCGAGCTCCTCCTCGTCGGACACGTCGCCGGCGCCGACCGGGGGGCCGGCCGGCGCCGGCGGCATGTTCGCGGCGAGCCACGCCCGGGCCCGCTGCCGGAAGCTGTCGAGATCCTCCACATCGCCGGCGTCGATCGTGGTCGTGGTCACGCCGCGTCCTCCCTTTCCTCGAGGATGACGGTCAGCCGGTCGTGGTGCTCGGCCACCGTGCCGTAGAGCATCGAGCCGATCACCACCCGCCGTAGGTAGAGGTGGAGGTCGTGGTCGAAGGTGAGCCCGATCCCGCCGTGCATCTGCACGCAGTCCTGCACCAGCTCGGGCCCGTACCGGCCGACGTACGCCTTCCCGGCGCTCACCAGCTCGGCGGCGTCGGGTGCGTTCTCCTGGACGGCCGCGGCCGCGGCGTCGGCGATGGCGTGGCTCGCCTCCAGCCACATCTTCATGTCGGCGAAGCGATGCTTGAGCTCCTGGTACGAGGCCAGCGGACGCCCGAACGTGTAGCGATCGAACGCCCATTCGATCGTGATGTCGAGGGCGCGGCCCATCGCCCCGACCATCTCGGCCAGCTGGATCACGATCGCCAGCCGGAGCAGGGCATCGACGTCGCCTTGCCCCTCGCCGGGCTCGCCGACGACGGCGGTCGCCGGCACCTCGACCTCGGAGAACGTGATCTCGGCGAACCGCCGCGTCAGGTCGAGGCTGTGCAAGGGGGCGATCGTCACGCCCGGTGCATCGGCGGGGACGAGCACCTGCGTGAGGCGGTCGTCGTCGCGGGCGACCACGAGGAGGACGTCGGCTTGGGCCCCCGCCTCGACGAGGCTCTTCCGTCCGGTGAGCCGGAAGCCCGCCCCGGTCTCGGTGGCCGCGAGCCGGACGTCGCCCACGTCGTCGAGAGGCCGGGGCCCGGTCAGGCACCAGGTCGCGACGAGGTCGCCCGTGAGCAGGCCTCGTAGCTCTTGCGCCTTCTGCTCGCCGGTGCCGAACCTCGAGAGGGCGGCCGCGACCACGTTGGTCGGGAGCAACGGCCCCGGCGCCGCGTGCCGGCCGAGCTCGTTGGCCACGAGGGCGAGGTCGCGGACACCCGCACCGGAGACGCTGCCGCCACCGTCGTCGTCGGCGACCAGCAGCGACGTCCATCCCAGCTCGGCCCCTTGCCGCCAGTAGGCACGATCGAAGCCTTCAGGTGAGTGCCGCAGGTTGCGCAGCTCGGCGGGCGGGCACGTGTCGGTCAGGAACCTCCGCGCCGTGTCGACGAACAGCTCCTGGTCGGAGGTGAGCTCCAGCTCCATCGGTCGGTTCCTCTCTGGTGGCTAGTCGACCCAGGCGTGGTGGTAGTAGGGCGTCGCATCCGGGCCGTACTCCATCCCGTGGACCCGGTCGGCGACGAGGACGCCCCAGATCGAGTGGTTCCAGACGATGAGCGGGAACTCCTCGTTCCAGACCTCCTGGACCTCGGCCAGCGCCGCCTTCGTCTCGTCGATGTCGGCCGCTGCCCTCAGGTTGGCCAGCGCCTCGTCCATGGCGGGGCTCGCGAAGCCGGCCCGCTGGCGTGGGCTGTCGGTGGCCAACCCGTTGAGGGTCGACCACGGCGCCGGGTCGAGCACGGCGAAGCCGTTGTTGGCGACCTCGAAGTTGGGCTCGAGGATCACGCGCCGCGACGATTCCGCCGGGCTGACCTGCTCGACGGTCACGTCGATGCCGACCGCCTCCCACATCGCCTCGAACAGCACACCCATCTCGGTGTTCACCGGGGTGTTGGAGACGAGCAGGTCGATGGTGCCGTCCCATGTCCCGTCGGCCTCCAGCTCCTCCACCAGCTCGGTGGCACGGTCCGGGTCGTAGGGTGGGCCGTCCACGCCGGGGTCGACGGGGGAGTCGGCCGGCACGATCGCCGAGTCGGTGATGCCGACGCCGCCGAACAGCCGCTCGTTGATCGCGTCGTAGTCGACCGCGAGCTGCATCGCCTCACGCACCCGCTTGTCCTTGAACGGGGAGTCGGTCCGGCCGGTGATGCCCTGGTCGGCGAGGACGTAGCCGAGTGCGCCGACCGGTGCCTCGAACCCCAGGTCGCCGGCTTCCCCGGCCTCGGTGGCGACCACGACCTCCGACAGGAAGGCGGTGTCGAACTCGCCCTGCTGGAACGCCTCGTAGGTCGCCTGGCCGCCGACTACGTACTGGAACGTGAGGGTCTCGATGCAGACCGGCCCGCCCCAGTAGTCGTCCTTGGCGGTCAGGACGACCTCTTCGTCCTCCGCGAACCGCTCGACCTCGTAGGGCCCGACGCCGGCGCCCGCTGCATCGAGGTTGAAGGCGTCGTCGCCGCGCTCCGCGACGACGCGCGAGTTGGGCACCCAGCCCGGCTCCGTGGCGAGGACGTAGGGGAAGTTGCCCCAGGGCTCGCCGACGTCGAAGACCATCGTCAGGTCGTCGACGACCTGCATGCCCTCGATGGCGTTGGCCATGCCCGCGGCGCGGACCCGCGACGTGCCCATCTTCTCGATGTGGGCCACCACGTCGGCGGTCGTGAGCGGGTCGCCGTTGCCGAACGTGACGTCGGGGCGCAGGGTGAGCGTCCACTCGGTGAAGTCGTCGTTGGGCTCGAGCGACTCGGCGACGTTGGGCTCGAACTCCTGGGTGGTGGCGTCGTAGCGCATCAGCGTGTCGTAGAAGGCGCTCATGTAGTCGCCGCCCGCCTGACCGGTGCCCAGGACGACGTAGGGGCTCATGCCCGTGAAGGGCAACCCGGTCCCCACGGTGAGCGAGCCGCCCGCCCGCTCCGCCGTGCACTGCTCGTCCTCGCCGCCCCCGCCAACCCCGTCGCCGCCAGCCGCATCGCTGTCG
This region includes:
- a CDS encoding dipeptide/oligopeptide/nickel ABC transporter permease/ATP-binding protein gives rise to the protein MIAAEEARGVEESAVPAPSPARRAIRRFVRNPVGMVAFGYLVLMLVVAVIGPWIMPHDPNAQSFTPFETPSGSHWLGTDDLGRDLASRLIDGASVSVRAGYQTVAMALVVAVPIGLVAGYLGGRVDNVLLRAMDALMSFPALVLALVIAAILGPGLNNAMIAITVVLIPGLVRIVRGSTLAVTEETFVEASRSIGTPTHVILRRRILPSVLSPLIVAATLVLGIALIAEAALSFLGLGTQPPDASWGNMLRRGYSYIFSEPYQMMPPGMAIALAVLSFNMVGDSLRDALGLAETAPPRGSRRGRLGMTLVADHKRSKDDGGHEPGAGVGPREPLLSVRDLRVELATQSGLLTVVDGISFDVGQGEVVGLVGESGSGKTVTSLSIMRLLPSPPARIVEGEVWFDGRDLLTLPFGDLAEARGDALSMVFQDPMASLNPAFTVGNQLIEAVRLHRDTTRAEARRRAKELLDLVGIPDPESRLGEYPHRLSGGMRQRVLLAMALANEPRLLIADEPTTALDVTVQAQILDLTRSLQEELGMAMIFVTHDLGVIADIADRVMVMYAGQLVEQAPVHDLFAEPRHPYTKKLLAAIPQATPRGERLTSVPGVVPVPGRWADGCRFSPRCSFATDECREAPVELTAVGLDREVRCVRHAEVAATDGPARVER
- a CDS encoding ABC transporter ATP-binding protein, translating into MSAATEPAAASGPIVEARGLREHFPVERGLLQRVHGHVQAVDGVDLVIGPGQSIGLVGESGSGKSTLGRLITRLLEPTGGTLLFDGRDITHAPLRRVRPLRRHMQMVFQDPYSSLAPYSTVGESVAEPLRTHLRMRGKELDDRVDELLRTVRLSPSYRSRYPHEFSGGQLQRISVARALATSPKLIILDEPVSSLDVSTQAEVINLLSDLRREVDVAYLFIAHDLSVVRHVSDQTAVMYLGRIVELGPTESVHTAPLHPYTQALLSAVPVPDPVVQRSRERIVLQGDIPSPIDPPSGCRFHTRCLHVMDVCRRVDPPPAVMSDGTTVFCHLHPPDAGVRPSGGNGDGPTAATVEP
- a CDS encoding acyl-CoA dehydrogenase family protein: MTTTTIDAGDVEDLDSFRQRARAWLAANMPPAPAGPPVGAGDVSDEEELDDVEHTRKLQRLLYDGGFAGICFPREYGGQGLTPAHQQVLNEEIVGYDYPARMQLPTFTPCAAVIHEFGNEEQRKAHIPAILKGEEIWMQFLSEPGGGSDVAGAQTTAVRDGDEWVLNGSKIWTTGAWWSDWGLCLARTNWDVPKHRGLTVFMLRIHQPGIEVHRIEMLNGSKEFCQEFMTDVRIPDGDRIGEVDAGWTVGVRWMFHERNLAGSPYVTRPAGQGPARSAADTGDTLLELVRDVGRLADPRARDLVGEAHALRLVQGKMVSRITRGIATGAFTDQAASIIRLMAGVVGNRTTTIGFELAGPHAVAWPDDAAALGELGLGYLTRQASSIGGGTTEMARNVISERVLGMPRERAADRDVAFRDVPRSASAR
- a CDS encoding acyl-CoA dehydrogenase family protein: MELELTSDQELFVDTARRFLTDTCPPAELRNLRHSPEGFDRAYWRQGAELGWTSLLVADDDGGGSVSGAGVRDLALVANELGRHAAPGPLLPTNVVAAALSRFGTGEQKAQELRGLLTGDLVATWCLTGPRPLDDVGDVRLAATETGAGFRLTGRKSLVEAGAQADVLLVVARDDDRLTQVLVPADAPGVTIAPLHSLDLTRRFAEITFSEVEVPATAVVGEPGEGQGDVDALLRLAIVIQLAEMVGAMGRALDITIEWAFDRYTFGRPLASYQELKHRFADMKMWLEASHAIADAAAAAVQENAPDAAELVSAGKAYVGRYGPELVQDCVQMHGGIGLTFDHDLHLYLRRVVIGSMLYGTVAEHHDRLTVILEEREDAA
- a CDS encoding ABC transporter substrate-binding protein; amino-acid sequence: MDRRRGTWPFVAWAAILALLAAACGGDDSDAAGGDGVGGGGEDEQCTAERAGGSLTVGTGLPFTGMSPYVVLGTGQAGGDYMSAFYDTLMRYDATTQEFEPNVAESLEPNDDFTEWTLTLRPDVTFGNGDPLTTADVVAHIEKMGTSRVRAAGMANAIEGMQVVDDLTMVFDVGEPWGNFPYVLATEPGWVPNSRVVAERGDDAFNLDAAGAGVGPYEVERFAEDEEVVLTAKDDYWGGPVCIETLTFQYVVGGQATYEAFQQGEFDTAFLSEVVVATEAGEAGDLGFEAPVGALGYVLADQGITGRTDSPFKDKRVREAMQLAVDYDAINERLFGGVGITDSAIVPADSPVDPGVDGPPYDPDRATELVEELEADGTWDGTIDLLVSNTPVNTEMGVLFEAMWEAVGIDVTVEQVSPAESSRRVILEPNFEVANNGFAVLDPAPWSTLNGLATDSPRQRAGFASPAMDEALANLRAAADIDETKAALAEVQEVWNEEFPLIVWNHSIWGVLVADRVHGMEYGPDATPYYHHAWVD